From the genome of Xiphophorus hellerii strain 12219 chromosome 11, Xiphophorus_hellerii-4.1, whole genome shotgun sequence, one region includes:
- the dhrs11a gene encoding dehydrogenase/reductase SDR family member 11a, with protein MERWKGRVALVTGASVGIGAAVTRALVQQGMRVVGCARNVDKIEKLAAECQSAGFSGTLIPYKCDLSNEEEILSMFSAIKTLHKGVDVCINNAGLAHNEPLLSGKTEGWRNMIDVNVLALSICTREAYKSMRERDVDDGHIININSMGGHRLVPSADEHFYCATKYAVTALTEGIRQELREQKTHIRATCISPGIVETEFAFRHHNSDPEKAAAAYESIKCLKADDVANAVTFVLSSPPHVQIGDVQMRPVEQVL; from the exons ATGGAGCGGTGGAAAGGCAGAGTGGCCCTGGTGACCGGAGCCTCGGTGGGGATTGGAGCGGCTGTAACCCGGGCTCTGGTCCAGCAGGGCATGCGGGTTGTCGGCTGTGCCAGGAATGTCGACAAAATTGAG AAACTGGCAGCCGAATGTCAGAGCGCGGGCTTCAGCGGCACACTCATCCCTTACAAATGTGACCTGTCCAACGAAGAGGAGATCCTGTCCATGTTCTCGGCCATCAAAACGCTTCACAAAGGGGTGGATGTGTGCATCAACAATGCCGGCCTGGCTCACAATGAACCCTTGCTGTCCGGGAAAACGGAGGGCTGGAGGAACATGATTGAC GTGAACGTCTTAGCCTTGTCCATCTGCACCCGTGAGGCCTACAAATCAATGAGAGAGAGGGACGTGGATGACGGCCACATCATCAATATTAACAG CATGGGCGGGCACCGACTTGTGCCGAGTGCCGATGAGCATTTCTACTGTGCCACTAAATACGCTGTGACTGCGCTGACCGAGGGGATAAGGCAAGAGCTCCGGGAACAAAAGACACACATAAGAGCCACG TGTATATCTCCTGGAATAGTGGAGACTGAGTTTGCCTTCCGACATCACAACAGTGATCCAGAGAAAGCAGCAGCTGCCTATGAGAGTATAAAG tgctTGAAAGCAGATGATGTAGCCAATGCAGTCACGTTTGTCCTCAGTTCCCCTCCTCATGTTCAG ATCGGAGATGTGCAGATGAGACCAGTGGAGCAGGTATTATAG